A stretch of DNA from Catenulispora acidiphila DSM 44928:
GAGGCCCGTCCCCGGCTGCGGCGGGTCTTCGAGCTGGCCGCCACCGGGCGGGTCGAGCGCGCCACCGAGGCGCTGAACAAGCTGCTGTGCGACTTCCCGGTCTCGGCGTCGATCAGCGACCACGCCGACGGCGACTGGCATCTGCACCTCACCGACGAGCCCCACGGGCTGGCTCGCTCGTACGTGACCGGGGCGGCGTTCGGCTTGGCATACACCATCGCCGAGCGCGGCCCGGACCGGCTGGGGTTGTGTGAGGCGCTGCCGTGCCGCGCGGTGTTCGTGGACACCACGACGAACAGCTCACGGCGGTACTGCTCGGACCGGTGCGCGACGCGGGCGAACGTCGCCGCCTACCGGGCTCGGAAGCGGGCCGACGTCTTGACCTGACCCGGTCTGACCCGGCCTGACCCGACCTG
This window harbors:
- a CDS encoding CGNR zinc finger domain-containing protein; translated protein: MKLLAYADRAVALVNTDDHGTGRDRLQSSDDVYRLLPQGWRVTPTAASAGLDELREARPRLRRVFELAATGRVERATEALNKLLCDFPVSASISDHADGDWHLHLTDEPHGLARSYVTGAAFGLAYTIAERGPDRLGLCEALPCRAVFVDTTTNSSRRYCSDRCATRANVAAYRARKRADVLT